The Oryzias latipes chromosome 8, ASM223467v1 genomic interval acacaaaaacaaaacttggaaaacacttttttcctcGGTTTTCAGGAggataaatcataaaaaatatactttatttggTAAAACAGAAATCAGAAACTATTATCATGGCttctaaaaaggtttttcaataatatttttcaattcatgtataatttatgctaaaaagaAGAACGTTTGTTGACAGCTGCTACATGCTGTGAAGAGAAAGAGTGGGATAGTATATGCATAGCTAACAGTGAACATTGTCACTGACACCTGCCTGACAGGTGAGAACAACTGAGATCAACCTTGTACATCCGCACAGAGTGAAGCAAATGTAACTAAATAAGTGATCACCCAGTAAAACTATAGGCTGCGGGTATCAGCGTTGCACGTGACATCATGCAGCACTTGTAGGTAAAGACGCACCGCTGTTctcacctggtccaggtaaccAGGTAAGGCTATTGAGCCTCTCTGCAGATTAGGACCACTGGCACCTGAGTGCAAACTTGTCACCATGAACACACCGGTGTTGAATGGGGTTTAGGGTCAACAAATTGAGGGTGCTGAAAAAAGTTCTAATGCACACTCACTGCATAATTTCAACACAAAGGGCagcaaacagatggatggatgttcacCCGTGCGCACAGGCACGTTTAGACCGCTAGGTGAGTGCTTAACTTCCTGCTGAGCGTAATCATGGGAGGATATAACCTTTCAAGACAAACAATTGAAAAGGAAACAGTGTGTGACTTGGCACACTGCACATGTCAGTCAACCGCTGCACAAAGATGACCAAACTAAACCCATTGTTGGTGTCTCATTTTGGCTGGATTAAGggtctttcttttttctatggcTGTATTGGAACAGTTGCTTGGAGCAACGGTTTTAAAATCAGAACCTGTTTTCCTTTAGATCACAGGAAGTTTAACACAAAACTAACAACTTCATGCATCTTTTTACATCActtttgcaaaacatttaataccagtttattgcaaaaacatgaatttggttttgttgCAGAGGAATTTCCTCCCCTTCTTCAGTGACTGTATTACAGTATAAAACCCTTCATTTGGAGGCAGAGGAGGCACGAATTGGAGGCTGGAATAGATCCCTCCCCCTCCACATTTTCATGACAAACCCCCTATAGGAGCACATTtatgcatcatcatcatcgccaTGAGATGATGGGACAAAAGCGGGGTGACCCCGGGTCTCTCTGTCAGCACAGATGACAAAGCAGTTTCATGGGCGAATGAGAAGGTTGGAGAGCACCGGTGTCCCTGACATTCACTTTTACGCACCCCCCCTCTCAACCCACCCCTACTTACCGCTGCATCTGATCATCTTAAGCTGGGATGCTTTAAAGCACACGCTCCCTTTGAGCTAAAAGTTTAAGCTGGACGGTCATTCTAGGAATTTAATCTCATCGGTTTAGGACAGATGTTTATTAATAggatatttatgcaaaaaaaggaaaggatggTGGGGCAGGCGGGGTGTCAAATGCTGCAAGAGGAAGGGAGAAGAGAAGATGAAAGTCTGCAGTTACATCACAGCCTCCCTGCATTTACTGTAGCCTATAATTCCAGAGTTGAGGAGGAGATGGCAGGAGGTACGACGGGGAAAAGTaaaggtgttgttttttttttctttttcataacttcttctgcttttttgcaAGGgcgtcacagatgcccacagccGGGCCTCTCTGCTTTGATATAAATAGCAATGGTTAATTAGTTAGTTGAGAAATTGGATCAGGGGCGGGCAGTTAGAATTTGATCCACAGACAGGTAACTTAAGCAATCCCTTTTGTCACAGCAATCAGACCTATATAAATCGACCTTGACGGACAACATCCACAACACAGCCTCACCTCTCCGCAGAATCACCGCTCTGAACCAGAACACCTGAACAAGGTAAGGTCTTAGGAAGATTTGAAGCAGGCacacttattttttttcctcttaattGCTCTAGCTTGCTACTTTTTAATCCTTTAGAtactcttttttaaatgtttagataACTTTACCTTCTGCATAGAAAAGCTCAATCTTATTTAAAGTTCAAAGAAGTTAAGCTCTGTCTTTCTTCCCTGTGCTTTGATGTTCAGGAAAAGCAGAATCGTTCATTTCTCAGTTTGACTTTTGCACTGGTACTTAAAAACTTCTCGTTCCTGAAAATGTTGTGCCACACCTGTCCAAACGTGTGAATAATTCCCCTTGCCGTTCTGTCTACAGGAAGAAAATGTCGCTCTCATCTATCCTCTCTGCAGATGCCATCGACAAGGCTATCAAGGACTGCCAAGGTATCGTTTTCCTCCAATAACTTCATCTCGCTCTGTGTTTGTGGCACCACTGCAGTAAACTTAGAAATGGAATTGACTGCTGGACTGCTGCAaatctttttccctttttttgcttctttttatgttttattttcaaagggcTTACATTTTATGTATACACTGGTTTTGCTTTGAAATTAAGACCTTTGAAGCTCCAAAATGATTGCATTTGCAggcatttatgttttaaaaaagtgcaattttttggcaaaaaacataTACAATTTATTGCGTGTTCTAAAAATTCCTTTGTTTAAGATTTGTAGATATAAACTTGCCTTAGGATTgaataaaacatacaaaaataaaaccttttcttttgttatgcCGGTTAATTTTTGGTCTGTTCCAGCTCCAGATTCCTTCTGCCCAAAGAAGTTTTTCCAGATTTGTGGTCTCACCCAGAAGAGCCCTCAGGATATAAAGAAGGTTTTTGGAATCCTTGACAATGATGCCAGCGGATATATTGAGGACGAAGAGCTCAAGTGAGTTAAAtcctaaagtttatttttttattttgaagtttttttttaatcaaacaaaagatAACTAGTGTGTGGAATAAAATGGTTCCAACAGTTCTTTTTTGTAAACTCACATCAACAGGAAGAGATGCAGAAATCTCCTCAAATAAATGTTCTGCCTAATTAATGCATGAAATTCTGTTAGAAATCGGCAAAAACTTTGTTACCTTTTGCATGATTCTGAGATGATTTAAAGTAGGTAAAGCTTTTGTTTAGTAGATGTTTAATTTTCTCTGGTGTGAAATGTTTCAGGTTTTTCCTGCAGAGGTTCACTCCTAGCGCTCGAGTGCTGACAGACAAGGAGACCAAAGCCTTCCTGGTGGCGGCTGATGGCGACAGCGATGGACGGATTGGAGCTGCAGGTAGAAATATCTTTTTATGTGTAAAAAGGACAGCAAAGAATAAATATGACCTCGAAGGGGTTTAATGATTTGCTTCTTCCATCTTCTCTCCACAGAGTTTCAAACTTTGGTGTTGTCCTAAAGAGATGAGCATCTAAGAAGAAttccccccacccacccaccctaACGTGACCTCTTCACAGCCTTTTCCTTAATGTACCACCAAGTTACAGTTTTCCTGCTGTTGTTTTGCATCCAAAACCATCTTCATGTACATTCTTAACTCTAAAACTTGCAGCGTTTCTTTGCACATGTTCTGATCCCCCTGTAAAAGCTGTGTCACCTAAAGAAATGTACACTTAATCAcacaaatgagaaaataaagtaacaaaaaactTCAGAACTCTGTGGTttctcttgtttgtttttctgcttgtattgtggtgtgtgtttttttggcaAATATTCACAGAAACATCCTTTATATTCAgtagaaaacacacatttgtggtATCCTTAAATATTCCCTTACCCTTGTCGGACACATCAGTAAATGAGATTGAATGTCGGACAGGTATAGAAGGGTCAAAGATACCCACACCTGCAGCGACATGCGTCCCACTGAGGGACAGAAAACTCCTTCCCTGTGGAGTTGTGCAGGAGAACTGCAGCATGCATGACCTTGCTGACCACCTGAGTGTCGCTGCGGTCGTCTCGAGTGACACCTGACCTCAGCTTTGGACGTGAGTCCCATCTGAACTCTCTGAGCAAAAATGCAAACGTGAGCAAAAGCCACCGCATTTGCATGAATCCAATTTGTGTGCAGACAGACAAAAAAGGTGCGCCATGCCAACACGATTCATCCTAAATATGCAAAAGAAAGCTGCAGGGTGATGACTTCCTGTGGATCTACGAGTGCCTCAATTTTATCTAGCTCAGCCACATTCTCCAGCTCTCCAACCATCTCAATCCCCTCTTCCATCACCCCCAGAACTATAAATATCACTTCCCGGTTTTCTTCTCTGCACTTAGAGGATTCActggattaaaattaaaaaccacCTCACTGTTTCCCCCACCCACGAGCGCCACCAAACTACAGAGtagagaccttttttttttcccagaagctGTGTGCCATTCTGATTATCTGTATAAATACAGGGGGAACGTGGCCATTACAGCACACGCCTGATGGTCAAAATGATGACACGGGGCAAACCCTGGTATTAGGATGAAGTCACGGTGGCTAAAGTGGAGTTTGTTGTCCAACCTTCTGCTGTTTTGTTAAACACAGCCCGTAGTGTGTGGTTTGCTTGTGTTATTCAAAGGATAAATTAGATTTAAAATCTCACTGTCGATTTAtaaatacttcaaaataaaagacgctTTCTGTTTGGAGCTGCTGCTTCATCTCTGCACATAAATAGTGGTtatttgcagagaaaaacagacaaatgagtCTGCAGAGGAGGCAGAAATGGTACATCATTCAGGGGAGGAGAAGGTTGGGGAAGCCAGCAGGTAACACAAGCCAGGTGACACACAATGGAGCCGTGACCCCTGCAGGTCCGCAGCAGGAAATGTGAGCCAGCATGCCGGCGCTGTCTGCTGGATGTGCGGGTGTGGGATGTCTGCATAAGTTAGTGCGACAAGATTATCAGTGGGAAAAAGATGGACTGATTACCTCACAGGTTCCTgggtaatttttcaaaataatttacagAAATACATCAAGAAAAAGAGGGCCTTTTTTGTCCAGATTTCAGACCTAAAACTCTAAGAGGTTAAAAATCGTTATCtagccagaaaaaaatgaataaaacgtTCAGTTCTGACTGTTGAACGATTGTTTTgacaaacaatatttaaaaaaaagtgaaacatgagcACACTGATGCATCGCTTCCTATTTGTTGACACCTTCTTTGGGAACTACAACTGGGAAAAACACTTGGAGAAGTGGAGAAAGTGAATTCCCAAAATAGGAAAAAGAATGGAACAGTTTCACTAACTGGACCGCAGAAAGACACTACCTTAGAAGAAGGCTTCATCTTTTTGGGGTAATATagaatttgttctttttctgcaaACTTTAACAACTTTTATCACTTTCAAATACTATATAAAACAAAAGGAGGATGTGTTTTAATTTCAGGAGTAAAgatgtgatttgttttttgctttatgcgttcagaaaaaaacatcaaaaggttCTTTATTGTTAGCTGACACAGACAAAGTTGGCACACAATTGTGTAACAATGTACCTTGTTTCATATCTGGAGTAGTGCATTTGGGTGgactaaaaaaatggaaaaacaaaacaaatggggCCATGCCTGTTTATTTGTACAGCAGCTCAATAATTGATGTCGCCGCTCCATTGTGACCAAAACTCATATCAAGAAACGAATGTCCGGCTCACCTTACTTAGTGCAACTTTAATGTGTGTCCCATCTTCACCAGGGAAGCCAAACCTCAAAGGGAGCCCCCTGTTCTTTCATGGTGATGATGATAAAGATTAGACTCTTCCCCAGTCTGTTTGACCACGAAGGTGCCTGATTGCGAGCACAACTTGTGGAAACATTTAGCTGGGCTGTTAGAATGACAGAACGGTCTCTGTGCAGAGCTGCATCCATAATGCAGAGCTCTGCTTTGCTTTCCAGCAAGCAATGGTCCTGAGCTTCATGATGAATGTGTGTGACCTTCCTTCATTAATTAAGCATTGCTCTCCAACATATCAGTGGCTATTTCAGACAGAGACCAGACTTCCTGGAAAGAGACTTCCTAAAATGTTAAATTCCactcagggttttttttccccaccagaAATCTGAAACAGCTATAGTGTGTCTGCATGTCGAGATGTCATGAAAATATTTTCACAAGCGAAAAACTTTTGTTAAACTAAATGAAAGTGGCTTTTTTCTATCGTTTGAATTTTTTCATCAATAAGTGTAGAagataaaaagacaaatgtaaaaAGGTAACTTTGTGCATCCACTTGCTGGATGGACTAGTGCACATTTGTAATTTAGACGTAACCGTGCCACTCCCTCCTTAAACCTTTGAACAGCAGTTACTCCTGCTGACTCGTGCGCTTGTGGTTGCTGGCAGGAGACTGACAGGTACTTTGCTTTTTCCAAATGTAGCTACAAAGATCAGCCAGCGTTATCTGGACACTAAATTCTTACGGAAAATATCGGGGGGAGATGGTCacaaattgattgattgattgattgattgattgattgattgattgatttcctTTTAATTCAAGCACAAAATCAAATGTtggtaaataaataatcagaaaGTGATAAAGTGCTCAAAAAAGGAGTGGGTAGAAGAAAAATCTCTTCACCCCTTCCTCCCTTTTAAGCTATATTtcatacttacatttttaaatgttcaacataatgattattgatttaaaaaccgaaaaaattaaagaaaaaatgatttagGTACTACAACGACTTCACAAGTCTTGATTGACCTTACATTGCCCCATTCAGGCTTCTCATTTTCTTATGTATACATTTccaaaattgtctttttttaattgtttaatatCTTTACgcattttgatccatttgacACTTCTTAGTAAGAATGTTGCCTTCTCAATCTTTAAACCCCTTATGTGTTCTGTGCAAGTcgttttttataataatatccTTTATAAAGGATTTGCATTGTATTATGTTTCATTAAGTCTATAATGTTTAGTAACTTTGATTTCAAATGCTGGTCTGTTTATAATAACCCCATTTTTTATGGCACGGTTGATGAtgagaaaaaatgagaaaaaggggGCATCCAGTAATAAAAAATTatactatgaaaaaaaaaaactggaaataagTTTACATGTTACCCTGTGCTCATTATCCTAATGACGGCTCCTtatcaaacatttcatttctttatttaaaaaaaaaactgggatgcagaatttcagattttttgccAACTACTATTTAAAATTtaggtgaaaaataaaaaaaacaaagacttaccattttgtctcattttataaaaaacattttaatgaagtcTGTGAACTAAATTTAAAGTATGTACCTGTGACTTGTATGTTTTTCCGAATGTAA includes:
- the LOC101166797 gene encoding parvalbumin, thymic CPV3, encoding MSLSSILSADAIDKAIKDCQAPDSFCPKKFFQICGLTQKSPQDIKKVFGILDNDASGYIEDEELKFFLQRFTPSARVLTDKETKAFLVAADGDSDGRIGAAEFQTLVLS